tgaaataaagcTACAAGTAATATTATTATACGAACCTGATCTCTACAAACCGTGGAAGCCCATTATAGAGACCAATGATGGCAAGTTTACGATcattcacatgaccaccatctTTATCACTCCGAGAGGAGTTTACTAATCTCTGGGCTTAAAAGTCTATGGGCTTTTATCCATATTGTTTTGGGctaaacaaccaaaaaaaaaaaaaaaaaaagggtttggAGGGTCTGTGCGCGAGTTCGAATGCCCCAGTGggtaaaagtaaaacaaaagaagaagaaaaaaaagcaatGTTTTGTTGTGTCTGGCAGACGGAGCGCGTGTAAGCCATTCAAGGCAAACACGTTCCTTCACTTTCttggttctctctctctctgtgccTCCTGAACAAGGCAGGGGGAAGGGGAAGCTACCGTTATATTCCTCTCACATTGTTAACCATCTGCAAAACAAACATAGAGTTAGTAATCTCTATACTACAACGATAAGAGTATCTCAATGGGTCAGCAACTGCGTCGAGCCGTTGGGAGAGtcaaagaagttgaaaagtTTCCATCAAGGGTTGATCGGAGATCTCTTCCAAAAGAAGAACTCAGCGCCGGGAAATCTCCGTCTATTAATGATGTTTCTGGTATTCGAAAGTTTTCACATTTCTACTTATCAACACTGATTCGATGTTGAAGAGTCTTggattttgtttcttctttagaGATgttcgttttgtttttttatttttgaatctgAGTTTTGTTGTGCATTTTCAAGCTCGAGGAGGCAGCAGTGAGGATAGTGAAAGAGACCCACAATACGATACAATGTTGAACCAAATGGTTGGGAGAATAAAGGCTAAACCTGGTGGCAAAGCCGAGATGGGAGAGGTTAGTTgtgtcttgtttttttttcttttgatgttATCATGACAAGTATGATGTGctattaagtttttatatttgattcatCTCATTTGCCTGCATTGGTAGTTTAAGTTTTTACTGTACTTGTATCTGATAACTGTCTTTGTGTTATCTTTAAGTCTCAACTtgtgttagttttttttcattAGTCATGTAAAGGTCTTGTAACTTATTGATTTTAAGGTGAAAGTTGGATGAAGAACATTGCCGGCTTGTTTCCTATTGTAAGGTggtgataataatattttcacaGATAGTGTTGGGGTCTCCTACACGCTagagtatatattatatttgctTCGAACATTTATTTACCAGCATGAGTAACTGTTATATGTCGTCTAGCCCCAAACAGACTGTATCCCATTTCCTGCTGTTGATCTTAGTGCTGCTGATTGTGGTTGATTGTTAAATGAGAGATGAACTGTGAGGATATTGATAATGCAGAGAACTGAGAATTTTGACTTTCTAAATAAACGGTCTGAATGGGGGTATAGTAATAGCGGATTCTTGTCTTTCTGTCTTAACAAAGGTCAGGCTTTTATGATTTAAATAGGCATCGGTAGTGGAAACGTCGAAAAGACCACTCCCAAAGCTCCGGAACACTACTCCTGAATCAACAAGGTACGAGGAAAAACCGGTGTCGCAAGGAACACTGAACGTGGCTCAAGTGAGACACATCATGCTCCTCTATCAGGGCAAGGCTCAGGATCACAACGGTCCGATGACTCTGAACGAAATTGCCAAAAACTACAGGATTGACGTCTCCCAGGTCCAGAAAATCACCCAGTTCCTGTCTTTGCCACCAGAGACTACTGATAAGCAGAAGAAACGATATGAATAAAAAGTAAAGACTCTTATGTGCGTCTATGTAACACAGAACCAGAGATGACAATGACTTCGaatttttattctttctctgaGGAATAATGTAAGACACTAGTAGCTAAGAATACAAAGCTTTAGTCACGTGTGACAATACCATAAGGATGAGTTTTGTATACAGGTTGTGGAATAAGACGAGATAATAATCTATTTGCAAAGCGATGCAAGCACTCTGCGAGGAGGAACAAACGGTCTTCGTGAGTGAAGAACAGCCCAGTTGTCTATAAGCAGAACATCTCCTCTCTGCCACGGAACAGCAACACATTCTTCCTCAAGTATCCTAAGACAGTCATGGACTATATCTTCAGGTAAAGGCTCCCCATCTCCAAAAGTCGCAGCCTTTCTTGGATCATTCCTCTTATCATCCCACCCTGTGTAAGCAGCCACCATGCTGTTGAACCATACTTTACGGTTTCTCGACTTGTCGAACTTGATAGCCGGGATTGGACCCATTATTGTCTTGGCTCCTCCTTCCTCGGTCCACTCCAGTTTCATTCCCAGTTTATCTGCCCTGTTGATTCAAAGTCCTT
This region of Brassica napus cultivar Da-Ae chromosome C5, Da-Ae, whole genome shotgun sequence genomic DNA includes:
- the BNAC05G51780D gene encoding uncharacterized protein BNAC05G51780D; the encoded protein is MGQQLRRAVGRVKEVEKFPSRVDRRSLPKEELSAGKSPSINDVSARGGSSEDSERDPQYDTMLNQMVGRIKAKPGGKAEMGEASVVETSKRPLPKLRNTTPESTRYEEKPVSQGTLNVAQVRHIMLLYQGKAQDHNGPMTLNEIAKNYRIDVSQVQKITQFLSLPPETTDKQKKRYE